TTGAAGTGGGGACGAAGCGCTGAACACCGAGTGCGTAATCAGCCGGTTTCACCATGTCGTGGTATAAATAGTTTTCACGTTTGTCGATTCGTTGCCCCACGTCGGTTACGGAAAGTGATAGCTAATGAAGAAAAGCCTAAACATGGAAAACactaaatattcaaaagaGGTCAGCTACTGGGACACAGCCAGATACTGAAACTTCCtcgtcgtaaaaaaaaattgtgatgttACGTCTTTAACCATTTACGTACGGGGTCGATACGGAGTATCGACTCATCCGAATGTGAATGTTTGCTTTCAAAATTGGTTATTTCAAAACCCATTGAGAATAAGTTGTCCGGCCAAACCAAATTGGAAACTGCATTACTGTCGCTTCAATTAGATAtcgatttcataattttccactTATTGGAGACCATTGGGTCCGAGGTGAATTGAGCGCACACAACACTCGGTAGTAGAAGGGCCTGAGttgtttcgatttttttttcccgcaaCAAAGAAGGGAATAACGGTAAGTGCATAATTCAGTGAAATAAGGTCATTGCGCGGGTGGTTCTAGAATTTCTGAGAGTCCTTTGCTCTCTCAGTGAAACGCAACGCGCAACGTAACACATTCAGGGCTAAAAAGAAGGATTTTCCTTTGATCCGTGTCTTCGAGCGCCTTGAACTATCCACGGTGGAACACCTTTTAGTTGAGTTACCGTCATGACCCGGGGGAAGTGCACAAGTTTCAACAATGTCACATTACCTGAGGCGAAACGCCCAGCATCTTGAGGGATGGTGGTATATTGAGACCTTGTGGAATTTCAATGTGGCCAAAGTCAACGGTGAATGCCTCACACCAAACACCAAAGTGACCGAGCTCATGTACAGTCAGGTCATCTGGTAATGTCAGGACAATTGTTTTTCTGTCGTATCGTCGCAgtggatttatttttccattctcgTCCGGTACACGTATACCTTGGGAGGACGGGTGGGGTCCAGCTCCAACCCAGAATTTAGCGTCTAGAAAATAAAGAGGATGGAATTAATTACGACGGGATAATTACGGTGATTTGACGGAGGAAACGCTTCTCTATTTTTTGTCCCCAACGATAATGGAGAGGTGGGATTCATGAGTTTGTCTGGAGCTAAGCTAACTTAccggttaatttaattttatattttttataaattattttttcgtctCGGTGTATGAGTTTTTATCttagtgaatgaaaaaacgaatggtGAAACCCTAATAGACGGCCAGTAATTCATCcccaatttttcctctctgCCGAGAGtttgaatttccaattaaCGATCCGATGGGATATTTACCTGGTGCTTCCCCATCATAGCTGAAACCCGGTATCAGCAATGTCTGAGCATCAACAACGACCACTGGTTCGGAACTGACTCCATGAACTCCATTCAGTGGTGCGAGTTTCTGTGGTTTTGGATAGTCGAAAGCTCTCGGTATTCTCACGTCTCCGAAGTTCACCTGGGGATTCATAGAATCTTGTCTGTTCAAGTATTACGATAACACACAGAGGAGATGGTGAAAACATTGTCCAGTATTATTTGCGGTTGAAATGACAATTGCTTTCCCTTTCCCGCCATCATCTGCAGGTT
This genomic stretch from Diachasmimorpha longicaudata isolate KC_UGA_2023 chromosome 6, iyDiaLong2, whole genome shotgun sequence harbors:
- the Skel gene encoding protein Skeletor, isoforms B/C isoform X5, which produces MGSRSSSTSRDYLALVALFLLVTQGCCAEYYGKLIGKLSELNHHVSGEVYAVDARTLFIKDLTYDGEGPAAYFYAGNSKSPITNGFRIRDERGMSGPLHRYKKQSITLTLPEGKTLNNVKWFAIWCDDFSVNFGDVRIPRAFDYPKPQKLAPLNGVHGVSSEPVVVVDAQTLLIPGFSYDGEAPDAKFWVGAGPHPSSQGIRVPDENGKINPLRRYDRKTIVLTLPDDLTVHELGHFGVWCEAFTVDFGHIEIPQGLNIPPSLKMLGVSPQV